The following coding sequences lie in one Arachis hypogaea cultivar Tifrunner chromosome 4, arahy.Tifrunner.gnm2.J5K5, whole genome shotgun sequence genomic window:
- the LOC112797051 gene encoding phosphoinositide phosphatase SAC8 isoform X3 — MDIEPSLVGSAERFKLDHELELHEFEDKFVIKSLQSPNQGFWISRRDGNINFLDDEICSGSPSRTSTIYGVVGTIRLVVGTYVVVITSCKEVGSFLGYPVYRVMSMRVLACNDALKFSTGQEKKDEAYFMTLLNIVESTPGLYYSYETDITLNLQRRNKLVEGWMSKPLWKQADPRYIWNRHLSEELIECKLDRFIVPIIQGSFQVAELKLKDSLAMVTLVSRRCNRRLGTRMWRRGANLEGDAANFIETEQLLETERFRSSFLQVRGSIPLLWEQIVDLSYKPHLSVIKHEQTPLVVERHFSDLSQRYGEIIAIDLTEKHGEEGQLSAAYAAEMKNVPNVRYVPFDFHGHCKDSNFDNLEILYDQISEDAEKQRYFLIDREGNVLEEQKGVIRSNCVDSLDRTNVTQCYLAQKALNLQLQRIGVLSPSECISMFDEEYGKYRALWAEQGDEISLEYTGTHALKGDIVRYGKQTIFGMIKDGMSALSRYYLNNFHDGIRQDALDLISGHYTVNRNSLSPIGQNGFDPFSFLPVTSALIIGGLTATTLTVQQVGRNVHQYVSTAICAGITAGVMAILKANGRQFCSRPRLCGLL; from the exons ATGGACATTGAACCCTCTTTGGTGGGTTCAGCTGAGAGATTCAAGCTAGATCATGAACTCGAATTGCACGAATTCGAGGACAAGTTTGTCATCAAATCCCTTCAATCGCCCAATCAAGGCTTCTGGATTAGCCGCCGCGATGGGAACATCAATTTCCTTGATG ATGAGATATGCTCTGGAAGTCCTTCAAGGACATCAACAATTTATGGTGTGGTGGGAACAATAAGACTTGTTGTAG GAACGTATGTTGTTGTAATAACCTCTTGCAAGGAAGTTGGAAGTTTCCTTGGCTATCCAGTATATCGTGTGATGTCTATGAGAGTACTTGCCTGTAATGATGCTTTAAAGTTTTCAACTGGGCAGGAA AAAAAGGATGAGGCTTACTTCATGACACTATTGAACATAGTGGAGTCAACGCCGGGTTTGTACTATTCGTATGAAACTGATATTACGTTGAA CTTGCAGAGAAGAAATAAGCTAGTGGAAGGGTGGATGAGTAAGCCATTATGGAAGCAG GCTGACCCTAGATATATCTGGAACAGACATCTTTCAGAGGAGCTTATCGAGTGTAAG CTGGACAGATTCATCGTGCCCATAATACAAGGAA GCTTCCAAGTAGCAGAACTGAAGCTAAAAGATTCACTTGCGATGGTAACATTAGTTTCGAGGAGATGTAATCGACGCCTAG GAACAAGAATGTGGAGAAGAGGAGCTAACCTTGAAGGTGATGCTGCCAATTTTATTGAAACTGAACAGTTGCTTGAAACTGAACGATTCAGATCTTCATTTTTGCAG GTTCGAGGCTCGATTCCTCTACTGTGGGAGCAGATTGTTGATCTAAGCTATAAACCACACCTTAGTGTCATTAAACATGAGCAAACG CCACTTGTAGTGGAGCGTCATTTCAGTGATCTATCACAAAGATACGGAGAGATAATAGCAATTGATCTAACCGAAAAA CATGGCGAAGAAGGTCAATTAAGTGCAGCATATGCTGCTGAAATGAAAAATGTGCCAAACGTGAG ATATGTGCCATTTGATTTCCATGGCCACTGTAAGGACTCAAACTTTGATAATCTGGAAATCCTGTATGACCAAATCTCTGAGGATGCTGAGAAACAAAG ATACTTCTTGATAGATAGAGAAGGAAATGTACTAGAGGAGCAGAAAGGAGTTATTAGATCAAACTGTGTTGATTCCCTTGATCGAACAAATGTTACTCAG TGCTATCTGGCCCAGAAAGCCTTAAATCTACAGTTGCAGAGGATTGGGGTGCTTAGTCCTTCTGAGTGCATTTCTATGTTTGATGAAGAATATGGAAAGTATAGAGCAT TGTGGGCGGAACAAGGTGATGAAATAAGCCTCGAGTATACTGGGACTCATGCCCTCAAAGGGGACATAGTGAG GTATGGAAAGCAAACAATATTCGGAATGATTAAAGATGGGATGAGTGCACTTTCACGATATTACTTAAACAATTTCCATGATGGAATTCGACAG GATGCTTTGGATTTAATAAGTGGCCACTATACTGTCAATCGAAACAGTCTTTCTCCAATCGGGCAGAATGGCTTTGATCCTTTTTCT TTCCTCCCGGTGACATCAGCGTTGATAATTGGTGGTTTGACAGCAACAACCTTGACGGTTCAGCAAG TTGGGCGAAATGTGCACCAGTACGTGTCTACTGCAATCTGTGCTGGAATAACTGCTGGGGTTATGGCAATTCTCAAAGCTAATGGAAGGCAGTTTTGTTCAAGGCCCCGCTTGTGTGGTCTCTTGTAA
- the LOC112797051 gene encoding phosphoinositide phosphatase SAC8 isoform X2: protein MDIEPSLVGSAERFKLDHELELHEFEDKFVIKSLQSPNQGFWISRRDGNINFLDDEICSGSPSRTSTIYGVVGTIRLVVGTYVVVITSCKEVGSFLGYPVYRVMSMRVLACNDALKFSTGQEKKDEAYFMTLLNIVESTPGLYYSYETDITLNLQRRNKLVEGWMSKPLWKQADPRYIWNRHLSEELIECKLDRFIVPIIQGSFQVAELKLKDSLAMVTLVSRRCNRRLGTRMWRRGANLEGDAANFIETEQLLETERFRSSFLQVRGSIPLLWEQIVDLSYKPHLSVIKHEQTPLVVERHFSDLSQRYGEIIAIDLTEKHGEEGQLSAAYAAEMKNVPNVRYVPFDFHGHCKDSNFDNLEILYDQISEDAEKQRYFLIDREGNVLEEQKGVIRSNCVDSLDRTNVTQCYLAQKALNLQLQRIGVLSPSECISMFDEEYGKYRALWAEQGDEISLEYTGTHALKGDIVRYGKQTIFGMIKDGMSALSRYYLNNFHDGIRQDALDLISGHYTVNRNSLSPIGQNGFDPFSHNLNAVSGNTLCLTSTNTSIEYDTFLPVTSALIIGGLTATTLTVQQVGRNVHQYVSTAICAGITAGVMAILKANGRQFCSRPRLCGLL from the exons ATGGACATTGAACCCTCTTTGGTGGGTTCAGCTGAGAGATTCAAGCTAGATCATGAACTCGAATTGCACGAATTCGAGGACAAGTTTGTCATCAAATCCCTTCAATCGCCCAATCAAGGCTTCTGGATTAGCCGCCGCGATGGGAACATCAATTTCCTTGATG ATGAGATATGCTCTGGAAGTCCTTCAAGGACATCAACAATTTATGGTGTGGTGGGAACAATAAGACTTGTTGTAG GAACGTATGTTGTTGTAATAACCTCTTGCAAGGAAGTTGGAAGTTTCCTTGGCTATCCAGTATATCGTGTGATGTCTATGAGAGTACTTGCCTGTAATGATGCTTTAAAGTTTTCAACTGGGCAGGAA AAAAAGGATGAGGCTTACTTCATGACACTATTGAACATAGTGGAGTCAACGCCGGGTTTGTACTATTCGTATGAAACTGATATTACGTTGAA CTTGCAGAGAAGAAATAAGCTAGTGGAAGGGTGGATGAGTAAGCCATTATGGAAGCAG GCTGACCCTAGATATATCTGGAACAGACATCTTTCAGAGGAGCTTATCGAGTGTAAG CTGGACAGATTCATCGTGCCCATAATACAAGGAA GCTTCCAAGTAGCAGAACTGAAGCTAAAAGATTCACTTGCGATGGTAACATTAGTTTCGAGGAGATGTAATCGACGCCTAG GAACAAGAATGTGGAGAAGAGGAGCTAACCTTGAAGGTGATGCTGCCAATTTTATTGAAACTGAACAGTTGCTTGAAACTGAACGATTCAGATCTTCATTTTTGCAG GTTCGAGGCTCGATTCCTCTACTGTGGGAGCAGATTGTTGATCTAAGCTATAAACCACACCTTAGTGTCATTAAACATGAGCAAACG CCACTTGTAGTGGAGCGTCATTTCAGTGATCTATCACAAAGATACGGAGAGATAATAGCAATTGATCTAACCGAAAAA CATGGCGAAGAAGGTCAATTAAGTGCAGCATATGCTGCTGAAATGAAAAATGTGCCAAACGTGAG ATATGTGCCATTTGATTTCCATGGCCACTGTAAGGACTCAAACTTTGATAATCTGGAAATCCTGTATGACCAAATCTCTGAGGATGCTGAGAAACAAAG ATACTTCTTGATAGATAGAGAAGGAAATGTACTAGAGGAGCAGAAAGGAGTTATTAGATCAAACTGTGTTGATTCCCTTGATCGAACAAATGTTACTCAG TGCTATCTGGCCCAGAAAGCCTTAAATCTACAGTTGCAGAGGATTGGGGTGCTTAGTCCTTCTGAGTGCATTTCTATGTTTGATGAAGAATATGGAAAGTATAGAGCAT TGTGGGCGGAACAAGGTGATGAAATAAGCCTCGAGTATACTGGGACTCATGCCCTCAAAGGGGACATAGTGAG GTATGGAAAGCAAACAATATTCGGAATGATTAAAGATGGGATGAGTGCACTTTCACGATATTACTTAAACAATTTCCATGATGGAATTCGACAG GATGCTTTGGATTTAATAAGTGGCCACTATACTGTCAATCGAAACAGTCTTTCTCCAATCGGGCAGAATGGCTTTGATCCTTTTTCT CACAATTTGAATGCAGTTTCTGGAAATACACTTTGTCTCACAAGTACAAATACAAGTATTGAATATGATACG TTCCTCCCGGTGACATCAGCGTTGATAATTGGTGGTTTGACAGCAACAACCTTGACGGTTCAGCAAG TTGGGCGAAATGTGCACCAGTACGTGTCTACTGCAATCTGTGCTGGAATAACTGCTGGGGTTATGGCAATTCTCAAAGCTAATGGAAGGCAGTTTTGTTCAAGGCCCCGCTTGTGTGGTCTCTTGTAA
- the LOC112797051 gene encoding phosphoinositide phosphatase SAC8 isoform X1, with the protein MDIEPSLVGSAERFKLDHELELHEFEDKFVIKSLQSPNQGFWISRRDGNINFLDDEICSGSPSRTSTIYGVVGTIRLVVGTYVVVITSCKEVGSFLGYPVYRVMSMRVLACNDALKFSTGQEKKDEAYFMTLLNIVESTPGLYYSYETDITLNLQRRNKLVEGWMSKPLWKQADPRYIWNRHLSEELIECKLDRFIVPIIQGSFQVAELKLKDSLAMVTLVSRRCNRRLGTRMWRRGANLEGDAANFIETEQLLETERFRSSFLQVRGSIPLLWEQIVDLSYKPHLSVIKHEQTPLVVERHFSDLSQRYGEIIAIDLTEKHGEEGQLSAAYAAEMKNVPNVRYVPFDFHGHCKDSNFDNLEILYDQISEDAEKQRYFLIDREGNVLEEQKGVIRSNCVDSLDRTNVTQCYLAQKALNLQLQRIGVLSPSECISMFDEEYGKYRALWAEQGDEISLEYTGTHALKGDIVRYGKQTIFGMIKDGMSALSRYYLNNFHDGIRQDALDLISGHYTVNRNSLSPIGQNGFDPFSPLQHNLNAVSGNTLCLTSTNTSIEYDTFLPVTSALIIGGLTATTLTVQQVGRNVHQYVSTAICAGITAGVMAILKANGRQFCSRPRLCGLL; encoded by the exons ATGGACATTGAACCCTCTTTGGTGGGTTCAGCTGAGAGATTCAAGCTAGATCATGAACTCGAATTGCACGAATTCGAGGACAAGTTTGTCATCAAATCCCTTCAATCGCCCAATCAAGGCTTCTGGATTAGCCGCCGCGATGGGAACATCAATTTCCTTGATG ATGAGATATGCTCTGGAAGTCCTTCAAGGACATCAACAATTTATGGTGTGGTGGGAACAATAAGACTTGTTGTAG GAACGTATGTTGTTGTAATAACCTCTTGCAAGGAAGTTGGAAGTTTCCTTGGCTATCCAGTATATCGTGTGATGTCTATGAGAGTACTTGCCTGTAATGATGCTTTAAAGTTTTCAACTGGGCAGGAA AAAAAGGATGAGGCTTACTTCATGACACTATTGAACATAGTGGAGTCAACGCCGGGTTTGTACTATTCGTATGAAACTGATATTACGTTGAA CTTGCAGAGAAGAAATAAGCTAGTGGAAGGGTGGATGAGTAAGCCATTATGGAAGCAG GCTGACCCTAGATATATCTGGAACAGACATCTTTCAGAGGAGCTTATCGAGTGTAAG CTGGACAGATTCATCGTGCCCATAATACAAGGAA GCTTCCAAGTAGCAGAACTGAAGCTAAAAGATTCACTTGCGATGGTAACATTAGTTTCGAGGAGATGTAATCGACGCCTAG GAACAAGAATGTGGAGAAGAGGAGCTAACCTTGAAGGTGATGCTGCCAATTTTATTGAAACTGAACAGTTGCTTGAAACTGAACGATTCAGATCTTCATTTTTGCAG GTTCGAGGCTCGATTCCTCTACTGTGGGAGCAGATTGTTGATCTAAGCTATAAACCACACCTTAGTGTCATTAAACATGAGCAAACG CCACTTGTAGTGGAGCGTCATTTCAGTGATCTATCACAAAGATACGGAGAGATAATAGCAATTGATCTAACCGAAAAA CATGGCGAAGAAGGTCAATTAAGTGCAGCATATGCTGCTGAAATGAAAAATGTGCCAAACGTGAG ATATGTGCCATTTGATTTCCATGGCCACTGTAAGGACTCAAACTTTGATAATCTGGAAATCCTGTATGACCAAATCTCTGAGGATGCTGAGAAACAAAG ATACTTCTTGATAGATAGAGAAGGAAATGTACTAGAGGAGCAGAAAGGAGTTATTAGATCAAACTGTGTTGATTCCCTTGATCGAACAAATGTTACTCAG TGCTATCTGGCCCAGAAAGCCTTAAATCTACAGTTGCAGAGGATTGGGGTGCTTAGTCCTTCTGAGTGCATTTCTATGTTTGATGAAGAATATGGAAAGTATAGAGCAT TGTGGGCGGAACAAGGTGATGAAATAAGCCTCGAGTATACTGGGACTCATGCCCTCAAAGGGGACATAGTGAG GTATGGAAAGCAAACAATATTCGGAATGATTAAAGATGGGATGAGTGCACTTTCACGATATTACTTAAACAATTTCCATGATGGAATTCGACAG GATGCTTTGGATTTAATAAGTGGCCACTATACTGTCAATCGAAACAGTCTTTCTCCAATCGGGCAGAATGGCTTTGATCCTTTTTCT CCATTGCAGCACAATTTGAATGCAGTTTCTGGAAATACACTTTGTCTCACAAGTACAAATACAAGTATTGAATATGATACG TTCCTCCCGGTGACATCAGCGTTGATAATTGGTGGTTTGACAGCAACAACCTTGACGGTTCAGCAAG TTGGGCGAAATGTGCACCAGTACGTGTCTACTGCAATCTGTGCTGGAATAACTGCTGGGGTTATGGCAATTCTCAAAGCTAATGGAAGGCAGTTTTGTTCAAGGCCCCGCTTGTGTGGTCTCTTGTAA
- the LOC112795076 gene encoding uncharacterized protein — protein MNPSEMLHGQPIPSRGGPWRDICQLQIREPQIREQMIRGLSMEVGNGRTIRFWEDDCLNGGVLKDLFPRLFSVSNLIGSVIGDYEFWDGLEWIWSFQWRRQLFQWELELLNQLHERLRSVKLVTERDDRVVWKFDRTGIFSTKSFVQVMQDAVLPEEVTSYSFTSAIWRGFVPPRVELFSWFVLIEKVNTKERLCRLGVINPLDNLCALCGKSIVSAFHLFLGCEVTWQVWGAWLYALGREWSVPGTLKQHFESWTTVAPRKDERKRWLIGFFAVIWTIWLERNNRVFQNKGLAVQEITNRSFVFSNEWIGGASFGC, from the coding sequence ATGAATCCGTCTGAGATGCTACATGGTCAACCTATTCCTTCAAGAGGGGGTCCGTGGAGAGACATTTGTCAGCTACAAATTCGAGAGCCACAAATCAGAGAGCAGATGATTAGAGGCTTGTCAATGGAAGTGGGAAACGGTAGAACGATCAGGTTCTGGGAAGATGACTGTTTAAATGGTGGTGTCTTGAAGGATTTGTTCCCTAGACTCTTCTCGGTTTCAAACCTTATAGGATCTGTTATAGGTGACTACGAGttctgggatgggttagagtggatatgGAGCTTTCAGTGGAGGCGACAgttgttccaatgggagttggaactcTTGAACCAACTCCATGAGAGACTGCGTTCAGTTAAGCTAGTAACAGAGAGAGATGATAGGGTGGTTTGGAAATTTGATAGAACTGGTATCTTCTCTACTAAATCCTTTGTGCAGGTCATGCAGGATGCAGTCCTTCCGGAGGAAGTAACAAGCTATAGCTTCACTAGTGCTATTTGGAGGGGTTTCGTCCCACCAAGAGTCGAATTATTTTCTTGGTTTGTTCTGATTGAGAAGGTGAATACCAAAGAACGACTGTGCAGATTAGGGGTCATTAACCCGCTTGATAATCTATGTGCCTTATGCGGTAAGTCTATTGTGTCTGCTTTTCATCTGTTTCTTGGGTGTGAGGTCACATGGCAGGTGTGGGGTGCTTGGCTTTATGCTCTTGGACGAGAATGGTCTGTCCCAGGTACACTAAAGCAACATTTTGAGAGCTGGACGACTGTTGCACCACGAAAGGATGAGAGAAAGAGGTGGTTGATTGGATTCTTTGCTGTAATCTGGACAATTTGGTTGGAAAGAAATAATCGGGTGTTCCAGAATAAAGGATTAGCAGTTCAGGAAATCACTAATAGGTCCTTTGTGTTTTCCAACGAGTGGATTGGTGGGGCATcctttggttgttga